AAATGCGACGTAACTCTTCCAGCGACACCGGCTTACCGTGCAGCTTCGCTTCCGCCATTTGCACCAGTTCAGCAGAGCCGAGCATGGCTATCTGGCATTCATTGGCGAAACGGTCGATTAGCTCACGCGTATAAGGACGCTTTACCGTTCCGCGCGTGGCCAACAAGCCGACAACGCCATTGGCCGTCAGACGGGCCGCTGGTTTAATCGCAGGAACGACGCCTACAACCGGGAACGGGAATTTTTCGCGTAATGCAGGAAGGGAAACGGTGCTTGCGGTATTACAAGCAATCACGGCCAGCGCTAAAGGGTAACGCTGTTGTACGGCGGTGACGATTTCCACGACGCGCTCAACGATAAAGTCTTCGCTCTTTTCCCCATAAGGAAAAGCCACATTATCGAAGGCATAGATGTAATGAAGATCCGGCAGAAGATGCCGAATCTCATCATAGACCGAAAGCCCACCGACGCCGGAGTCAAACACCAGCACGGTGGGACGTGGATCAGAAGGTGTAGCTGCCAGACAAGGTGTATTCCCGTCCTGCAGTTTGGTAGCCATAAACTGTCTCGTAATCTTTATCGAACAGGTTGGCTATTTTACCACGAACTGTCAGGTGTGAGGTGACAGGATATGAAACTGCGACATCCCACAAACTTACACCGCCCATTTTCACTTCACGAGACGGGAAAGAGCTGAAGTCATCATCGTAACGCGTCCCCAGATAACGATAGGCAAGATTCCAGTCGAAATCCCACACCTGCGTATCCAGCTGGTATTTCACCTGCTGTTTGGAGCGGCGCTTCAGCACTTCGTTGGTTTTCGCATTGCGCGGATCAACATAATCGTAAGAGATTTGATGGCCGACAGGACCAGTATCAAACTGCGCCGTCGCTTCAATACCCTCAATTCGGGCCTTGTTGACGTTATAAGGGCGGTTGTTTGGATCGTAGCCCACCAGATTGTCGACATCGTTGCGATACGCACTCACACGCCAGCTCACTGGCCCCGTCAAACCTTCAAAGCCGCCTTCCCATTGCTTGCTCTCTTCAGGCTTCAAGTCTGGGTTGCCATACTTCTCACTATGGATCTGGCTCATGGTTGGTGCTTTATACGCAGTGCCGTAAGATCCGATAATGCGATAGCCTTCGACAAATTCCCACGCGGCGCTGGTTTGCCAGGTGCTGTGATTGCCAAAGTTAGAGTTATCGTCGTTACGCGCAGCCGCTTCAAGCGTGACGCTATCAAATTGCTGCATCGCGGAGAGGAACACGCCAGTGTTGCGCTGTTCAAAGCCATTTTTCAGGCTAGCCGTCCCCGCTTCAGTTTTCTGTTTCTGCCAGTCCAGACCTGCACCGATATTGCCGTGGCCAACGGTGAAGGTATTCATCCACTGCGTGGTGTACTGTTTCACATCATCCATGCTGGAGGATGCCGCATAGCGCCCTTTGCTCGGATCGTAGTTCAGATCTTTGCTGCGACCATAACCCGCCACCAGCTGAGACTGATAAATGCCCTGGTTATAGCGCAGCCCGGTGTCCCAGTTCTGGCTATACAGCTGACGGGTGTCCGGCGTACCGGTCATGTTGAAGTTATCGTCATAGCTATCATAGCCGTCATAGGCGGTACGGTTGTCATAGCCAAAGCCACGGAAGAAACCGCTCACGCTGTCAGTGATCTGCTGCTCCACGGAGCCGTACAGAGACTTACTCATAAAACCATCGCGATCCGGCTGACGCGGTGCGTCTTGCGCATCGATATCAAAACCACGGGTATAGGTATAGTTACCCGCCAGAGTGACTTTGGTTTTATCGAATACCTGCTGGAATGAACCGTCGTAGGACTGGTAGCCCTTCGACCCTACGCCCGCAGTGATCTCACCGCCAGGCTGATCTCGCCCGGTAATAATGTTGATCACGCCGCCAATTGCATCGGAACCATACAGCGCCGAACGAGGGCCACGAATGTATTCAATACGCTGGATGAGAGAGGTCGGGATTTGGCTGAGATCGGCAACGTTACTGATCCCGGCGTTGTTCAGCGGGATACCGTCAATCAGCACCAGAACGTGGCGTGATTCCGTTCCGCGTATAAAAGTAGAAGCGTTAGCCCCCATGCCACCGCTCTGGGCGATATCCACACCCGGTAAACGCTGCATAACTTCAACGACGCTTTTTGCCTGCCAGCGCTCGATATCTTCACGCGTTACAACAGACGTTGGCGCCAGAACGGTATTTGCCGGTTGCTCAAAACGGTTTGCTGTCACCACCAACGAGTCAGCGCTTTCCTGCGCCCAGCCCGAAAATGCCGTGACGGAAAGCGCCGTCATCAGCGATACTTTTTTAATCATTGTTAAAGCATCCACAATATAAGAAGGATGCCGCAGGCGTCATCTATAGCACGCGATGATGAAACCAAATGCGACGTAATACCGGCAGGTCTTCGGGCTTGGTGGCGTGTGCGGATGAAGACTTCCCACTCGAAAGCAGTGTCTACAACATTCATCCCGCCAGTCTTTACCGCTGCGCGTCAGCTCCAGATTTACACTGGATTCCCTTTTCACTTAAAGGAGACCGGAAACAGAATGCTACAATTAGAAACGTATGGATGT
Above is a window of Lelliottia jeotgali DNA encoding:
- a CDS encoding Outer membrane vitamin B12 receptor BtuB, whose translation is MIKKVSLMTALSVTAFSGWAQESADSLVVTANRFEQPANTVLAPTSVVTREDIERWQAKSVVEVMQRLPGVDIAQSGGMGANASTFIRGTESRHVLVLIDGIPLNNAGISNVADLSQIPTSLIQRIEYIRGPRSALYGSDAIGGVINIITGRDQPGGEITAGVGSKGYQSYDGSFQQVFDKTKVTLAGNYTYTRGFDIDAQDAPRQPDRDGFMSKSLYGSVEQQITDSVSGFFRGFGYDNRTAYDGYDSYDDNFNMTGTPDTRQLYSQNWDTGLRYNQGIYQSQLVAGYGRSKDLNYDPSKGRYAASSSMDDVKQYTTQWMNTFTVGHGNIGAGLDWQKQKTEAGTASLKNGFEQRNTGVFLSAMQQFDSVTLEAAARNDDNSNFGNHSTWQTSAAWEFVEGYRIIGSYGTAYKAPTMSQIHSEKYGNPDLKPEESKQWEGGFEGLTGPVSWRVSAYRNDVDNLVGYDPNNRPYNVNKARIEGIEATAQFDTGPVGHQISYDYVDPRNAKTNEVLKRRSKQQVKYQLDTQVWDFDWNLAYRYLGTRYDDDFSSFPSREVKMGGVSLWDVAVSYPVTSHLTVRGKIANLFDKDYETVYGYQTAGREYTLSGSYTF
- a CDS encoding Glutamate racemase; this encodes MLVFDSGVGGLSVYDEIRHLLPDLHYIYAFDNVAFPYGEKSEDFIVERVVEIVTAVQQRYPLALAVIACNTASTVSLPALREKFPFPVVGVVPAIKPAARLTANGVVGLLATRGTVKRPYTRELIDRFANECQIAMLGSAELVQMAEAKLHGKPVSLEELRRILRPWLRMAEPPDTVVLGCTHFPLLQEELLEVLPEGTRLVDSGAAIARRTAWLLEHEAPDAKSSDENIAFCMALTPETVQLLPVLRRYGFETLEKLAL